One genomic window of Daphnia pulex isolate KAP4 chromosome 10, ASM2113471v1 includes the following:
- the LOC124205420 gene encoding nipped-B-like protein B, which translates to MNGEIPTIPIISLAGIASLSDLLPEMPLPVPLASTQASRSLLFHPRVAEEAHRHLSPHDDALAAQLQHALTTTSYNPQHIILRDQRYENFNHPELSQPQPELLSAILLRNPHVFRQQQQQQHPQPWNSNQSTVHPHQQQQQQFVYNSQQQIGYASPATHVGAYTPSGNSDQGYAPQQSPAPGLPAQAAMNYVPQGSPYSTQTKLLAAQNNVYPQQPQQENYNSPSWGYEKPVHTPVPAQQHCQQQQSQQHYPQHLPQQPQPTHPAMPLVEPQQPQQYNQQQ; encoded by the exons ATGAATGGCGAAATCCCTACAATCCCCATTATCAGCCTGGCTGGCATTGCAAGTCTCAGCGact tgcTACCTGAGATGCCATTGCCGGTGCCCCTGGCTTCCACACAAGCCAGTCGTTCATTACTTTTCCATCCAAGAGTCGCTGAGGAAGCTCACAGACACCTGTCTCCTCATGATGATGCCTTGGCAGCTCAACTTCAACATGCACTCACCACGACCTCTTATAATCCCCAGCACATAATTCTAAG AGATCAACGCTATGAGAATTTCAATCACCCGGAGCTCTCACAACCACAACCTGAGTTACTGAGTGCAATACTGCTGCGAAACCCACACGTCTttcgtcagcagcagcaacaacaacatccacaGCCATGGAATAGCAATCAGAGTACTGTGCAtccccatcagcagcagcagcagcaattcgTGTACAATTCTCAGCAGCAAATTGGTTATGCATCACCTGCCACTCATGTTGGGGCTTATACACCAAGTGGCAATTCTGATCAG gGATATGCTCCTCAGCAAAGTCCTGCTCCAGGATTGCCCGCGCAAGCCGCCATGAATTACGTTCCACAGGGGAGTCCATATTCCACGCAGACGAAGCTTTTGGCTGCGCAAAACAATGTATATCCTCAGCAGCCACAACAAGAGAACTACAATAGCCCAAGCTGGGGGTATGAAAAACCCGTTCATACTCCAGTACCAGCCCAGCAGCAttgccagcaacaacaatcccAGCAGCATTATCCACAACATCTTCCTCAACAACCGCAGCCAACACACCCTGCCATGCCTCTTGTAGAGCCGCAACAGCCACAACAATATAATCAGCAACAGTAA
- the LOC124204830 gene encoding LOW QUALITY PROTEIN: nipped-B-like protein B (The sequence of the model RefSeq protein was modified relative to this genomic sequence to represent the inferred CDS: deleted 1 base in 1 codon), whose protein sequence is MNNSSQQNNRMSRNHSSGRPSYKEDSDSDGGGRGKGSVVVKPVEPVKEQKPIVEESKPKVKVRKEDKDRETPRKRKSTGGEVTTPNNDEVAPAPKKKLKRLERKVVHDEGKLNAEELMETNTFQRFTRLVEHIFDATEDADLNAPADLDNDTDIPQEAMIPKQQLHDLCAEAAKLKSMGAMSAVPPERLVRLLNLLEKNIRDGAKISLLGDPDEDEEESKLWTELSSERVLRAVEAALAALHILTAPNMPKRAYLEEVIERIVQLARFQLQHSIYPAYDPVYRTESKKDVTISGGSSKKKRAHVREVRDKTVLLVYHKMVGLVGLMAELLAVQTLTDTAVLHLSTVGVAPFFVENIPELQLSALRLVTKIFSRYEKHRRLLLDDILASIARLPSSKRGLRTFRLSAEQHIQMLTALVLQLIQCVLCLPEKLGAPPGTTVSAEDVDSSVLAMDPELVVNTRYDTAVRTAANFLSVFLGKCGDKNNEEVDYRPLFENFVQDLLSTVNKPEWPAAELLLSLLGKLLVQNFSNKNVDVLLRVASLEYLGVVAARLRKDAVSSQLKTDTIDQLLKQVREDEANNAVEEFKSKKHKKKKKSGDKDHEKENIPADKIEVLQSLLLDYLAVNSQCDPAMLHARHFYVAQWYMDIKNSVTKRSVSSENIPETGVEERPRIKETPKKKKKKKKRNHFSSSESSSSSSSSEDEDDNAKKPEQENTAADCNDHNQSLEMADRRKKLLLSKINPFPEAAPGTRTQVLTTPLDAESSELITRFLASKRQFSQSFDSYLKHILKVLTEPAIAVRAKAMKCLTQIVESDPVVLARSDMQLGVHHSFLDQSTAVRQAAVDLVGKFVLSRPELIDKYYTMLSARILDTGVSVRKRVIKIMKDICTECPDFTKIPEICVKMIRRVNDEEGGIKKLVMEVFQAMWFSPVRDKPTLDFNALMRKVMNITDVVAACRDTGLDWLEQLLQQMFRPKEDKEDVTKANVEPSKALLMACQQIVDCLVENILRLEEASLARGPSSAGSADGKNSNGGETKGASQRLVACMTTLYLFAKIRPLLLVPHAMTLQPYLSLRCRTQGNYQIISDVARTLEVVVPLLEHPSESFLAQLEEDAVKLILQHEKAVVAACLSCLGSVVNHVTRNFKLIRDCFRKYFGPLTEYKLMHERDPDNPRLVQHRPFFRRALFTVGLLLRHFDFTDEEVRYGLPDSTKQQVMEILLYFGCQNCTDMQFFTLQAIGSVCIRHYDFMLGESLKSVYLNRLLEPSVALRLKVQVLNNIETYLQEEEIRMIKEDQQWSKTSKKENLKEMGDVTSGMASTVIQLYLKPILDCFFHGASSVRQSAFRVTQLILQQGLVHPVQIVPYLICISTDAERVSHAADKQLQEIEKKYPGFIHMKALQGIRLSYQLQSLIESAPKENSPVQSASKSTPETPNKKIGTKCSVASAIQESQGIARGFRLREGEHPSALNGFLYSLLRGTKQQRRALVLSMLKQFDETSKNPLAQLLYLADNLASFPYQVIDEPLFLIHHIDIMVSVTGSNLLQGFRESLLPSAVPTSPEEEEDDEDIASIMQRLPPDTRPFEEFLTAAQGCLLLLMLKQHLKDQYGLTDAKITQYSPSEGAKIYEKNAPRKLVNIFMPRPTLHALKENLGLGGYLEVSSKQSLVEKYIEFKQLMLNIDPAEEDEEERLASAMRTYQVTESPVPTDVPAMGVPIFEAAPPIIPGVALMGAPSTPMKTPRSKSSKTPRSPRGEKSSSSSKKKSHKKKKRKIESDESSDDSDCDPDFRA, encoded by the exons ATGAATAATTCCTCACAGCAAAATAATCG GATGTCCAGGAATCATAGTAGTGGGCGGCCGTCCTATAAAGAAGACTCGGATTCTGACGGTGGAGGACGTGGAAAAGGAAGTGTAGTTGTGAAACCAGTGGAACCAGTGAAGGAACAAAAGCCAATTGTAGAGGAGAGTAAACCCAAAGTGAAAGTGCGGAAAGAAGACAAAGACAGAGAGACTCCtcgtaaaagaaaatccacCGGCGGTGAGGTGACGACACCGAACAACGATGAAGTGGCACcggctccaaagaaaaaattgaaaagactgGAGCGAAAGGTCGTCCATGACGAAGGCAAATTGAACGCGGAAGAACTCATGGAGACAAATACGTTTCAAAGATTTACGCGCTTAGTCGAACACATTTTCGATGCTACGGAAGATGCTGATCTGAATGCCCCGGCTGATCTGGATAACGACACGGATATACCTCAGGAGGCAATGATTCCCAAACAGCAACTCCACGATTTGTGTGCAGAAGCAGCTAAATTGaag TCAATGGGTGCCATGTCAGCTGTT CCCCCCGAGAGACTTGTTCGGTTACTCAATCTGCTCGAAAAGAACATACGTGATGGAGCCAAAATTTCCCTTCTCG GGGATccggatgaagatgaagaggagaGCAAATTGTGGACGGAATTGTCTTCTGAGCGTGTACTCCGAGCTGTAGAGGCGGCGCTGGCAGCCCTTCATATCCTTACAGCGCCAAACATGCCCAAGCGAGCCTACCTCGAAGAAGTCATTGAGAGAATTGTTCAGCTGGCCAGGTTCCAGTTGCAGCATTCCATCTATCCGGCATATGATCCAGTATACCGGACCGAGTCCAAAAAGGATGTCACGATTTCAG GCGGaagttcaaagaagaaaagggcccACGTACGAGAAGTGCGGGACAAAACTGTTCTATTGGTCTATCATAAAATGGTGGGCCTAGTCGGTTTGATGGCTGAATTGTTGGCAGTCCAGACGTTAACGGATACAGCTGTACTCCATCTTTCAACCGTAGGTGTTGCACCGTTCTTCGTCGAAAATATTCCAGAATTGCAGTTGTCCGCTTTGAG ATTAGTGACGAAGATCTTTAGTCGCTATGAAAAGCATAGACGATTGTTGCTCGACGATATCCTAGCTTCCATCGCACGCCTGCCCTCCTCTAAACGAGGACTTCGCACTTTCCGCCTTAGTGCCGAACAGCACATACAGATGCTCACCGCCTTAGTCCTTCAGCTCATACAATGTGTCCTATGCCTCCCAGAGAAGCTAGGGGCTCCTCCGGGAACAACCGTTTCGGCTGAGGACGTGGATAGCTCTGTCTTG GCAATGGATCCAGAATTAGTGGTGAATACAAGATACGACACCGCAGTCCGAACAGCCGCCAATTTTCTATCGGTCTTTCTCGGGAAATGTGGAGATAAAAACAACGAGGAAGTTGATTATCGTCCGctgtttgaaaatttcgtACAA GATCTCCTGAGCACCGTAAACAAGCCTGAGTGGCCGGCCGCCGAGTTGTTATTATCACTGTTAGGCAAGCTGTTGGTGCAAAACTTTAGCAACAAAAATGTCGATGTGCTGTTGCGAGTGGCATCCCTAGAGTACCTTGGCGTAGTGGCAGCTCGTCTCAGAAAGGACGCCGTCAGTTCTCAACTTAAAACGGACACTATCGATCAATTGCTGAAGCAGGTTCGTGAAGATGAAGCTAACAACGCGGTGGAAgaattcaaatcgaaaaagcataaaaagaagaaaaagagcggaGACAAAGAtcacgagaaagaaaacataccAGCAGATAAAATCGAG gttcTTCAGTCATTGTTGCTCGATTATCTTGCTGTCAATTCTCAATGTGATCCTGCAATGCTTCATGCACGGCATTTCTACGTCGCTCAATGGTACATGGATATAAAAAACAGTGTGACCAAGAGATCCGTTTCGTCAGAAAATATACCCGAAACCGGTGTTGAGGAACGACCGAGGATTAAAGAAACacctaagaaaaagaagaagaagaaaaagcgtaACCACTTTTCTTCATCCGAATCCTCGTCTTCGTCCTCGTCTTCTGAGGACGAAGACGACAATGCCAAGAAACCTGAACAGGAAAACACTGCCGCTGATTGCAATGACCACAACCAATCCCTGGAAATGGCCGATCGGAGAAAGAAGCTACTACTCTCCAAAATCAATCCTTTCCCAGAAGCAGCACCTGGTACAAGAACGCAGGTTTTAACAACGCCTCTTGATGCCGAAAGCTCAGAGCTTATCACACGTTTTTTGGCTTCCAAAAGACAGTTTTCTCAAAGCTTTGACTCGTATCTCAAGCACATTTTGAAg GTCTTGACGGAACCGGCTATCGCTGTGCGAGCCAAAGCCATGAAATGCCTGACTCAAATCGTTGAATCGGACCCAGTCGTACTGGCCCGGTCCGACATGCAACTTGGTGTTCATCATTCTTTCCTGGACCAAAGTACAGCAGTGAGACAAGCAGCTGTTGATTTAGTAGGAAAGTTTGTCCTATCACGCCCAGAGCTTATTGACAAATATTATACCATGTTGTCTGCGCGTATCTTGGACACGGGAGTTAGTGTTCGCAAAAGAGTCATTAAG ATAATGAAAGACATCTGCACCGAATGTCCCGATTTCACCAAGATTCCAGAGATATGCGTAAAGATGATCAGAAGAGTGAACGACGAAGAAGGTGGTATCAAAAAGCTGGTCATGGAGGTCTTCCAAGCTATGTGGTTTAGCCCAGTCAGAGATAAGCCGACACTTGACTTTAATGCTTTAATGAGAAAG GTTATGAACATAACTGACGTCGTGGCCGCCTGCAGAGATACCGGCTTAGATTGGCTTGAGCAACTGCTTCAACAGATGTTTCGACCcaaagaagacaaagaagacGTGACAAAAGCGAATGTTGAACCTTCCAAAGCCCTATTGATGGCCTGCCAACAAATCGTTGACTGCTTAGTCGAAAATATTCTCCGACTCGAGGAAGCTTCTCTTGCTCGAGGCCCCAGTTCCG CGGGATCGGCGGATGGGAAAAACTCAAATGGCGGAGAAACGAAAGGAGCTTCTCAGCGATTAGTCGCCTGTATGACTACGTTATATTTGTTCGCAAAAATACGACCCTTACTACTTGTGCCACATGCCATGACCCTTCAACCGTACTTGAGTCTTCGCTGTAGGACTCAGGGTAACTATCAAATTATCAGTGACGTTGCCCGGACATTGGAAGTAGTAGTCCCCTTGCTGGAACATCCAAGTGAATCTTTCCTCGCTCAACTGGAAGAAGATGCTGTCAAGTTGATCTTGCAGCATGAAAAGGCAGTCGTAGCGGCTTGTTTATCTTGCCTTGGCTCGGTTGTTAATCATGTCACACGGAATTTCAAGCTCATTCGAGACTGCTTCCGAAAATATTTCGGTCCGTTGACTGAATACAAGCTTATGCACGAGAGAGACCCCGACAATCCGCGACTCGTCCAACACCGGCCTTTTTTCCGAAGAGCACTTTTCACCGTGGGATTGCTACTGCGGCATTTCGATTTTACAGACGAAGAg GTGCGTTACGGGTTACCTGACTCTACCAAACAACAAGTGATGGAGATACTTCTTTACTTTGGGTGCCAAAACTGCACTGATATGCAGTTCTTCACTCTTCAG gCTATTGGTTCTGTTTGCATCAGGCATTACGACTTCATGTTGGGAGAATCCCTGAAATCAGTTTATCTTAAT cGTTTATTGGAACCTTCTGTTGCCTTGCGACTGAAAGTTCAAGTGCTAAACAACATCGAAACCTACCTTCAG GAAGAGGAAATTCGAATGATCAAAGAAGATCAGCAGTGGTCCAAGACGTCAAAGAAGGAGAATCTCAAAGAAATGGGAGACGTAACCTCTGGAATGGCCAGTACCGTCATTCAACTTTATCTAAAACCAATCCTTGATTGTTTCTTCCATGGCGCGTCCAGTGTTCGACAATCAGCTTTCAGAGTGACGCAGTTGATTCTTCAGCAAGGATTG GTTCATCCGGTGCAAATCGTTCCATACTTGATTTGCATCAGCACTGACGCAGAGCGAGTATCGCACGCAGCAGACAAACAGTTgcaggaaatagaaaaaaagtaccCTGGATTCATTCACATGAAAGCGTTGCAAGGCATTCGACTATCTTACCAGTTACAGTCGCTAATTGAAAGTGCTCCAAAAGAGAATTCTCCTGTCCAGTCAGCTTCAAA GAGCACACCGGAGACTCCTAATAAGAAAATCGGTACCAAGTGTTCTGTGGCTAGTGCAATACAAGAAAGCCAAGGAATTGCTCGTGGTTTCCGGCTCAGGGAAGGGGAACATCCGTCTGCTCTCAATGGTTTCCTCTATTCCCTTCTTCGCGGTACTAAACAACAGCGAAGAGCTCTCGTGCTTTCTATGCTCAAACAGTTCGACGAGACCTCGAAGAACCCTCTCGCACAGCTTCTATACTTGGCAGACAATCTAGCTTCTTTTCCTTATCAG GTGATCGACGAACCGCTCTTTTTGATCCATCACATTGACATTATGGTGTCTGTGACGGGGTCTAACCTCTTGCAAGGATTCCGAGAATCTCTGCTCCCCAGTGCTGTACCTACTAgtccggaggaggaggaagacgatgAAGACATTGCATCCATCATGCAACGGCTACCTCCAGACACAAGACCATTCGAAGAATTCTTGACGGCTGCTCAGGGTTGTCTCCTCCTTCTAATGCTTAAACAACACCTAAAGGACCAGTATGGCCTGACGGATGCCAAAATAACCCAGTATTCACCGTCAGAAGGGGCAAAGATTTACGAGAAGAACGCACCAAGGAAACTGGTCAACATATTTATGCCTAGACCAACTCTACATGCGTTGAAAG aaaatctCGGCTTAGGTGGATACTTGGAGGTGTCTAGTAAACAGAGTCTGGTGGAAAAGTATATCGAGTTCAAGCAGCTCATGCTCAACATTGATCCTGCCGAAGAGGACGAAGAGGAGAGACTGGCTTCCGCCATGCGAACCTATCAAGTTACCGAATCACCAGTCCCGACTGACGTCCCCGCAATGGGAGTGCCCATTTTTGAAGCAGCGCCGCCGATAATACCCGGCGTGGCGCTTATGGGTGCGCCGTCGACACCAATGAAAACCCCTCGATCAAAATCGTCGAAAACTCCGAGATCACCAAGAGGCGAGAaaagcagcagtagtagtaaaaagaaatcccataagaagaaaaagcggaaAATTGAAAGCGACGAGAGCAGTGATGACTCGGATTGCGACCCGGACTTCAGAGCTTGA
- the LOC124204837 gene encoding 39S ribosomal protein L2, mitochondrial-like, which translates to MYVGQISNTQPNMNNTQPQLHQIRCINKLGYLTEPGWRNIGNKWLVKFPEEYTVKKLPLMKLAGRDPTTGKKVYGGLGGGHKKKYRWVDNVRSGPKEGPPLVEKILRLQYDPCQSSKIALVAAGDRVRYILASSTMKVGDLISTSGHIPRNAIRPKEGDAHPLGALPVGTEVW; encoded by the exons ATGTATGTCGGTCAAATTTCCAACACTCAGCCTAACATGAACAACACACAACCCCAACTCCATCAGATACGTTGCATAAATAAACTTGGGTATTTGACAGAACCTGGATGGAGAAACATCGGTAACAAATGGTTAGTGAAATTCCCTGAGGAGTACACTGTAAAGAAACTACCACTCATGAAGTTGGCAGGAAGAGATCCTACCACAG gtaaaaaagtgtATGGTGGTCTTGGAGGTggacacaagaaaaagtacCGATGGGTTGATAATGTTCGTTCTGGACCAAAGGAAGGGCCTCCATTGGTTGAAAAAATCTTGAGACTGCAATATGACCCATGTCAAAGTTCAAAAATTGCATTGGTAGCAGCTGGAGACAGAGTAAGGTACATTTTAGCATCCTCAACTATGAAAGTTGGAGATTTAATATCAACATCTGGGCACATCCCCAGAAATGCAA TTCGACCAAAAGAAGGAGATGCTCATCCATTGGGAGCACTGCCAGTAGGCACTGAAGTTTGGTAA